The Lycium ferocissimum isolate CSIRO_LF1 chromosome 10, AGI_CSIRO_Lferr_CH_V1, whole genome shotgun sequence genome window below encodes:
- the LOC132034513 gene encoding uncharacterized protein LOC132034513, producing the protein MELANLHLCDNMFHCLVLSQVDSGTDSVLNFKIFSRECVFHCNCFRLITGLDNCGGDFSVVSTRPNRLLRRYFPNMDRIKLSGLKRFLQFCSINRPAGFWAKHSDAARLAEVYIVERVLLGRDEQCFVKDNIMKIIDDDVLRVSYPWGTLGFDWLVQSLRCCLRTFKTMSFNSHMTYMINGFPYALHVWAIELFPIFREFSKYNGLKFPRMLRWGPSKQAPYNVVTKNFFHAENRFNRFHVNSIVVMGQERHNYPVALQFAFDSGSCSSSVVLPLPLIDHILDGVMSSVNKKLEDERSTIFKQVTDCLNSRVEELDKRFVDLTKAVAECVEKTTLDSRIDSLETRFVSLIDTIESLVRLHRENKTCLGCGSTKRESDLVDPVNEEGKLDPHLQKYLHQYPENMLCKSTSMTNDPLDILCDAAISTSSQLSSKTQTLSEVEMQIAKEKEEREKLEEIKASIIVDFNDAYARGDYVFSSNEASQNLNEVAADVGVSRKRQRCEDGDKDDDDLPCWTLISSEDTPIEKDLIFGD; encoded by the exons ATGGAGTTGGCTAATCTACACTTGTGTGATAATATGTTCCATTGCTTGGTTTTATCCCAAGTTGACTCTGGTACTGATAGTGTgttaaattttaagatttttagtCGTGAGTGTGTATTTCATTGCAACTGTTTTCGTCTTATTACAGGTTTGGATAATTGCGGTGGTGATTTTAGTGTTGTTTCTACCAGACCAAATAGATTGTTGAGGCGATATTTTCCAAATATGGATAGAATAAAGTTGTCTGGTCTCAAGAGGTTCTTACAGTTTTGTTCAATTAATCGGCCTGCTGGTTTTTGGGCAAAACATAGTGATGCTGCTAGGCTTGCTGAGGTCTATATAGTGGAGAGGGTGTTGTTGGGGCGTGATGAGCAATGTTTCGTTAAAGATAATATAATGAagataattgatgatgatgttcttCGGGTTTCTTATCCTTGGGGTACTCTTGGTTTTGACTGGTTGGTACAGTCACTTCGTTGTTGTTTGAGGACTTTCAAGACCATGTCATTTAATAGTCATATGACTTATATGATTAACGGGTTTCCTTATGCTTTACATGTGTGGGCAATTGAGCTTTTCCCTATTTTTCGAGAATTTTCAAAGTACAATGGTCTGAAGTTTCCTCGTATGTTGCGTTGGGGTCCGTCAAAGCAAGCTCCTTATAATGTTGTTACTAAGAATTTCTTCCATGCTGAAAAT AGATTTAATAGGTTTCATGTCAACTCTATTGTTGTTATGGGACAAGAGAGGCACAATTATCCAGTTGCACTTCAATTTGCTTTTGATTCAGGCTCTTGTTCTTCGAGTGTGGTTTTGCCGCTACCACTGATTGATCACATACTTGAT GGTGTTATGTCCAGTGTGAATAAGAAACTAGAAGATGAACGCTCTACTATTTTCAAGCAAGTCACG GATTGTTTGAATAGCCGTGtagaagaattggataaaagaTTTGTTGACTTGACTAAAGCTGTTGCTGAATGTGTTGAAAAGACTACTTTAGACAGTAGAATTGACTCTTTAGAAACACGATTTGTTTCTCTGATCGACACTATCGAAAGTTTAGTTCGACTCCATCGTGAAAACAAAACATGTTTAGGTTGTGGGTCTACTAAAAGAGAATCTGATTTAGTTGATCCGGTAAACGAAGAGGGCAAGTTAGATCCACATTTGCAAAAATATTTGCATCAATATCCGGAGAATATGCTTTGTAAATCTACTTCTATGACAAATGATCCCCTGGATATTCTTTGTGATGCTGCTATTTCTACATCAAGTCAATTGTCTAGTAAAACTCAAACACTTTCTGAGGTTGAAATGCAAAttgcaaaagaaaaggaagagcgcgaaaaacttgaagaaattAAAGCATCAATTATTGTTGATTTTAATGATGCTTATGCACGAGGAGATTATGTGTTTTCTTCTAATGAAGCATCACAAAATCTAAATGAAGTAGCAGCAGATGTTGGAGTTTCTAGAAAACGTCAGAGATGCGAAGATGGAGacaaagatgatgatgatttaccTTGTTGGACTCTGATTTCATCAGAAGATACTCCTATTGAGAAAGACTTGATTTTTGGGGACTGA